In Gammaproteobacteria bacterium, the sequence TCACATTAAGCGTGGCGGTCAAATTTGGATTCGGGTGTTTCCCGATACCCCCATTACCAAAAAGCCTATCGAGGTTCGCCAAGGTAAAGGTAAGGGTAATGTTGAATATTGGGTGGCAAAAGTTCGTCCCGGTTTCGTTCTTTATGAGATGGAAGGGGTGACTGAGGAAATTGCACGTCAGGCGTTTCGTCTGGCAGCAGCTAAATTGCCAATTCAAACCACATTTGTGAATCGGACGGTGATGTAATGAAGGTCAGCGAATTACGGGCAAAGTCCTCTGATGAGCTTAAAGAAGAGTTGATCTCTCTGTTACGTGAGCAATTTAATTTGCGTATGCAGAAGGGTGGCGGACAGATGCCGCGTCCCGATCAATTCCAGAAAGTTCGGAAAAGTATTGCCAGAGTGAAAACTCTGATTGGTGAAAAACGTACAACAGGTGTGGGTCAATGAGCGCTGATAGCAAATTGCACCGTACGCTTACCGGGCGTGTCGTAAGCGATAAGATGGAAAAAAGCGCTGTTGTGCTGATCGAGCGCACGGTGAAACATCCTGTTTACGGTAAGTTCATTAAGCGTTCGAACAAGTTCCATGTCCATGATGCTGATAATGAGTGTCAAACTGGTGATATGGTGATTATTGAAGAGTGTCGTCCAATGTCTAAAACCAAATCTTGGCGTTTGGTTAAAGTTTTGGTTAAGGCAAGTTAAACTGGCTTTTGATGCTTAAATTCTGATTGGGAAAATGTCATGATACAAATGCAGACAGTCCTCAATGCTGCTGATAACAGCGGCGCGCGTAAGGTGCAATGCATTAAAGTGTTGGGCGGTTCGCACCGTCGCTACGCGCGCATTGGGGATATCATTAAGGTTAGCGTCAAAGACGCTATTCCTCGCGGTAAAGTAAAAAAGGGTGATGTCTACAACGCCGTTGTAGTGCGTACCGCTAAAGGCGTACGTCGTTCTGATGGTTCGACTATTCGTTTTGATGGCAACGCCGCTGTGTTGTTGAACAGCAAGTTGGAGCCGATTGGTACCCGCATTTTTGGTCCAGTGACTCGTGAGCTTCGTGGCGAACGTTTTATGAAGATCGTTTCATTAGCGCCTGAAGTGCTTTAACGGGAGCCGACGTTATGCGTAAAATTAAAAAAGGTGATGACGTTATTGTTATCACTGGAAAAGACAAAGGTCGGCGCGGTTCTGTGCTGCGTGTTTTAGCCAATCAACGTCTGTTTGTTGAAGGCGTGAACATGGTGAAAAAACACACCAAGCCGAACCCAGGCCGTAGTGTTGCGGGTGGTATCGTAGAGCAAGAAGCCTCTATGAACAGCTCCAATGTTATGTTGTTTAACCCCTCAAAAAATGCAGGCGACCGTGTTGGTATCAAGACTCTGGAAGACGGAAAGAAAGTCCGTTATTTCAAGTCCAACGGCGAAGTTGTGGATGCGTAGGTAGAGAATGATGGCTAGGTTACACACACTTTATAAAGAGACGATTGCCCAGAAATTGCAGGACGAGCTTGGTTTAAAAAGCTCCATGTCTGTTCCCAGGATCGAAAAGATCACCTTGAATATGGGTTTGGGTGAGGCGGTTGGCGACAAAAAAATTATTGAGCATGCGGTTGCAGATATGACCAAAATTGCCGGTCAAAAACCGGTGGTTACTTATGCTCGTAAATCCATCGCGGGTTTTAAAATTCGTGATGATATGGCGATTGGCTGTAAAGTAACGTTGCAGCGCAACCGCATGTATGAGTTTCTTGATCGTTTGATCAATATCTCTATTCCACGTATTCGTGATTTCCGTGGTTTAAACCCGAAATCGTTCGATGGTCGTGGTAATTACAGCATGGGTGTGAAGGAACAGATCATCTTCCCCGAAATCGATTATGATAAAATCGATAAATTGCGTGGGATGGATATTGCCATTACGACCTCTGCGAAAACCGATGATGAGGCTCGTGCGTTATTAAAAGCCTTCAGTTTTCCATTTAGGCAGTAAGGGGTTAGTCATGGCAAAAGTATCTATGATTCAACGTGAACTAAAACGCACCAAATTGGTGGCGCGTTATAAAGTGAAGCGTGATGCACTCAAAGCGACCATTGCAGATAAAAACGTTGCTTACGAAGAACGTATGTTAGCAGTGGCAGAGTTACAGGCATTGCCGCGTGATTCCAGTCCCGTTCGCGGGCGTAATCGCTGTCGGATTACGGGTCGGCCACACGGTTTTTACCGTAAATTTGGTCTGGGGCGTAATAAATTACGCGAAGCCGCCATGCGTGGCGACATTCCAGGTCTGGTTAAAGCCAGCTGGTAACGGTTGCGAAACAGGTTTTAGGGGTAAATTATCATGAGTATGTCAGATCCTATTGCTGATATGCTAACCCGGATTCGAAACGGGCAAGCACGAAATAAAGCATCGGTCAGTATGCCATCTTCTACCAAGAAGTTGGCTGTTGC encodes:
- the rplN gene encoding 50S ribosomal protein L14; its protein translation is MIQMQTVLNAADNSGARKVQCIKVLGGSHRRYARIGDIIKVSVKDAIPRGKVKKGDVYNAVVVRTAKGVRRSDGSTIRFDGNAAVLLNSKLEPIGTRIFGPVTRELRGERFMKIVSLAPEVL
- the rpsN gene encoding 30S ribosomal protein S14: MAKVSMIQRELKRTKLVARYKVKRDALKATIADKNVAYEERMLAVAELQALPRDSSPVRGRNRCRITGRPHGFYRKFGLGRNKLREAAMRGDIPGLVKASW
- the rpsQ gene encoding 30S ribosomal protein S17, translated to MSADSKLHRTLTGRVVSDKMEKSAVVLIERTVKHPVYGKFIKRSNKFHVHDADNECQTGDMVIIEECRPMSKTKSWRLVKVLVKAS
- the rpmC gene encoding 50S ribosomal protein L29 — protein: MKVSELRAKSSDELKEELISLLREQFNLRMQKGGGQMPRPDQFQKVRKSIARVKTLIGEKRTTGVGQ
- the rplP gene encoding 50S ribosomal protein L16; translation: MLQPKRTKFRKQQKGRNRGLATVGNKVSFGEYGLKAVGRGNITARQIEAARRAMTRHIKRGGQIWIRVFPDTPITKKPIEVRQGKGKGNVEYWVAKVRPGFVLYEMEGVTEEIARQAFRLAAAKLPIQTTFVNRTVM
- the rplE gene encoding 50S ribosomal protein L5, which produces MARLHTLYKETIAQKLQDELGLKSSMSVPRIEKITLNMGLGEAVGDKKIIEHAVADMTKIAGQKPVVTYARKSIAGFKIRDDMAIGCKVTLQRNRMYEFLDRLINISIPRIRDFRGLNPKSFDGRGNYSMGVKEQIIFPEIDYDKIDKLRGMDIAITTSAKTDDEARALLKAFSFPFRQ
- the rplX gene encoding 50S ribosomal protein L24 gives rise to the protein MRKIKKGDDVIVITGKDKGRRGSVLRVLANQRLFVEGVNMVKKHTKPNPGRSVAGGIVEQEASMNSSNVMLFNPSKNAGDRVGIKTLEDGKKVRYFKSNGEVVDA